A window of the Artemia franciscana chromosome 3, ASM3288406v1, whole genome shotgun sequence genome harbors these coding sequences:
- the LOC136024707 gene encoding ankyrin-1-like: protein MSNPFSKAVNRKKRKTHNLNFRNSSVFVPVKAECVPARLLGSCSCKIEPSRKSSGRAPLHDAVADGKLDMCQLHLSKGAYIDSLDLKGYTPLHWAAKTGQISVANYLLKKGANLHLKSKNSEDCGKTPLHFAAAEGKLEMCHLLVSKGAHINSLDDKRLTPLHWAVKEENIVETRKKGEDKLEIVKLLLSRGANTNISDRYDLLPLHYAAKRNNLDIFQLLYSKTFTVNLTFLHWAIKEGQIPVATYLLDKGGIKLLENLNLRFNLYMGDSPLHTAATNGELGICQLLVSKGAHINIGYSRTPLHCAAREGHISVAKYLLRKGANPNFQCRGDHYGYTPLHAAAERGKLDMCQLLVSKGARIDALYDNSHTPLYTAVMNGQLSVVSYLIEKGGNLNFQITKANNVDFGGTPLHFAARQGQIDMCQLLVSKGAQTDILDDRRRTPLHWAVIRGGKGYCTIKEENKIEIVKVLLSRGAPTDVLDLYGLSPLHYAVENNNISIASYLLEKGANINLKYGNSPFYRRGYTLLHSAAAQCQLDKCQFLLSKGAQVDALDDKRRTPLHWAVNETERFIKEKQREKLEIVKLLISRGATVDVLDENDLTPPVIAVSKRNFAIAEYLLKKKAIYHPPKKENYRVLLKDLINSYFTIEEATKTKIYSILCNLACRESNDLKSICRYVIVNYACQTKLCDYVEGFNIPHCLKCYLTFEEELQLCFKKLTI from the coding sequence ATGAGTAACCCATTTAGCAAGGCTGttaatcgaaaaaaaagaaaaacacataacTTAAACTTTCGAAATTCGAGTGTGTTTGTGCCTGTCAAGGCTGAATGTGTTCCAGCCCGATTATTGGGCTCATGCAGTTGTAAAATTGAACCTTCAAGAAAAAGTTCGGGACGAGCACCTTTACACGACGCTGTTGCAGACGGTAAACTAGACATGTGTCAGTTACATCTTTCAAAAGGTGCATATATAGACTCATTAGACCTTAAAGGTTACACTCCTTTACATTGGGCTGCAAAAACAGGGCAAATATCCGTTGCtaattatcttttaaaaaagggaGCAAACCTCCATTTAAAGTCTAAAAATTCGGAGGATTGTGGAAAAACACCTTTACACTTTGCTGCTGCTGAAGGTAAGCTAGAAATGTGTCACTTACTTGTTTCAAAGGGTGCACATATAAACTCTCTAGATGACAAAAGACTTACTCCTTTGCACTGGGCCGTGAAAGAAGAGAATATtgttgaaactagaaaaaaaggagaagataAACTAGAAATTGTCAAGTTACTTCTTTCAAGAGGTGCAAATACCAACATTTCAGATAGATATGACCTTTTACCGTTACATTATGCTGCCAAACGGAACAATCTAGATATTTTTCAGCTgctttattcaaaaacattcactgtaaatttaacatttttacaTTGGGCCATAAAAGAAGGGCAAATACCTGTAGCTACATACCTTTTAGATAAGGGAGGAATTAAGCTTTTGGAAAACCTCAATTTGAGGTTTAATCTTTACATGGGCGATTCACCTTTACATACTGCTGCTACAAATGGTGAACTAGGTATTTGTCAGTTGCTTGTTTCAAAGGGTGCCCATATAAACATTGGATACAGTCGAACTCCTTTACATTGTGCCGCAAGAGAAGGACATATATCTGTAGCTAAGTATCTCTTAAGAAAGGGAGCAAACCCCAATTTCCAGTGTCGTGGGGACCATTACGGGTACACACCTTTACATGCTGCTGCTGAACGAGGTAAACTAGACATGTGTCAGCTACTTGTTTCAAAGGGCGCGCGTATAGACGCTTTATATGATAATAGTCATACTCCTTTGTATACTGCCGTGATGAATGGGCAATTATCCGTGGTTAGTTATCTCATAGAAAAGGGAggaaacctcaattttcaaatcaCAAAAGCAAACAACGTTGATTTTGGAGGTACACCCTTACACTTTGCTGCTAGACAAGGTCAAATAGACATGTGTCAATTACTTGTTTCAAAGGGAGCTCAAACAGACATTTTAGATGATAGAAGACGGACTCCTTTACATTGGGCCGTGATTAGAGGAGGAAAAGGTTATTGTaccataaaagaagaaaataaaattgaaattgtcaAGGTTCTTCTTTCAAGAGGTGCACCTACTGATGTTTTAGATTTATATGGGCTTTCACCGTTACATTATGctgttgaaaataataatatatccATAGCTAGTTATCTTTTAGAAAAGGGtgcaaatattaatttaaagtaTGGCAATAGTCCTTTCTATAGGCGCGGATATACACTCTTACACTCTGCTGCTGCACAATGTCAACTAGATAAGTGTCAGTTTCTACTTTCAAAAGGTGCGCAAGTTGACGCTTTAGATGATAAAAGGCGTACTCCTTTACATTGGGCTGTGAATGAAactgaaagatttattaaagaaaaacaaagagaaaaactagaaattgtCAAGTTACTTATTTCAAGAGGAGCGACTGTAGATGTCTTAGATGAAAACGATTTGACGCCACCTGTTATAGCTGTGTCCAAGAGAAACTTTGCTATAGCTGAatatctcttaaaaaaaaaagcaatttatcatccccccaaaaaagaaaattatcgaGTTTTGCTAAAAGATTTAATAAATAGCTACTTCACTATAGAAGAAGCAACTAAAACGAAGATATATTCTATACTATGCAATCTTGCCTGTCGTGAATCTAATGATCTGAAATCAATATGCCGGTATgttattgtaaattatgcatGTCAAACAAAATTATGTGACTACGTTGAAGGTTTCAACATACCACACTGTTTAAAATGCTACTTGACTTTTGAGGAAGAGCTTCAactttgctttaaaaaattaactatttaa